Proteins from a genomic interval of Crassostrea angulata isolate pt1a10 chromosome 7, ASM2561291v2, whole genome shotgun sequence:
- the LOC128157138 gene encoding retinoic acid receptor RXR-like isoform X3 codes for MVANFKPIETESSLHGLWIPPITDSLDGVSSNSNMSTTANMGMGMSPSMGISSMAQMGSPPDIKPDINSLVSQSFYPYGIQHPMSQSQASPGSQPMMSPGLHSPSSSVTSPSMMSIGSPGSASSPPGSNPHMPHSNLNSKHICAICGDRASGKHYGVYSCEGCKGFFKRTVRKDLTYACRDDRNCIIDKRQRNRCQYCRYMKCLNMGMKREAVQEERQRVKEKGEGEVESTSTANSDMPVEKILEAELAVEPKTDTYIDAQKDTVTNICQAADKQLFTLVEWAKRIPHFTELPLEDQVILLRAGWNELLIAGFSHRSIVVKDGILLATGLHVHRSSAHQAGVGTIFDRVLTELVAKMREMKMDKTELGCLRAIVLFNPDAKGVSAVSEVEQLREKVYASLEEYCKMHYPDEPGRFAKLLLRLPALRSIGLKCLEHLFFFKLIGDTPIDTFLLEMLESPSPSST; via the exons ATGGTTGCTAATTTCAAACCTATAGAGACGGAAAGTAGCTTGCATGGGTTGTGGATTCCGCCAATAACAG ATTCTCTGGATGGGGTAAGCAGCAACTCCAACATGTCAACTACTGCTAATATGGGGATGGGAATGTCTCCATCCATGGGAATCAGCTCAATGGCACAGATGGGATCTCCTCCAGACATTAAACCAGATATCAACTCTCTAGTGTCCCAGTCATTTTATCCTTATGGAATACAGCACCCTATGTCCCAGTCACAGGCGTCCCCTGGGTCTCAACCGATGATGTCACCAGGTCTTCACTCACCCTCCTCCTCAGTAACATCCCCTTCCATGATGTCCATCGGTTCCCCTGGCTCAGCATCCTCACCCCCGGGGTCCAATCCTCACATGCCACACAGTAATCTCAATAGCAAACATATCTGTGCTATTTGTGGTGACAGAGCCTCTGGGAAGCACTATGGAGTTTACAG TTGTGAAGGTTGTAAAGGATTTTTCAAAAGAACAGTTCGTAAGGACTTGACGTATGCCTGTCGAGATGACCGCAACTGTATCATTGACAAAAGGCAGAGGAACAGATGTCAGTACTGCCGATACATGAAGTGTCTAAACATGGGGATGAAGAGAGAAG CTGTACAAGAGGAAAGACAGCGAGTGAAGGAGAAGGGAGAGGGGGAGGTTGAGAGCACCAGCACTGCCAACTCAGACATGCCAGTAGAGAAAATCCTGGAGGCTGAACTAGCTGTGGAACCCAAGACAGACACCTACATAGATGCTCAG AAAGATACAGTGACAAACATTTGTCAGGCAGCAGACAAGCAACTGTTCACTTTGGTGGAATGGGCCAAACGCATACCTCACTTCACCGAGTTGCCTCTAGAAGATCAGGTCATTCTACTGCGTGCAG GTTGGAATGAGCTGCTGATAGCTGGCTTCTCACATCGATCTATCGTGGTAAAGGATGGTATACTGCTGGCCACCGGCCTCCATGTACACAGGAGCAGCGCTCACCAAGCAGGTGTCGGAACCATATTTGACCGTGTCCTCACAGAACTTGTCGCTAAAATGCGGGAAATGAAAATGGATAAGACAGAGTTGGGATGTTTAAGAGCTATCGTACTGTTTAATCCAG atgCTAAAGGTGTATCTGCTGTCTCTGAAGTGGAACAGTTGAGAGAGAAAGTGTATGCTTCACTGGAAGAATACTGCAAAATGCACTACCCCGACGAACCAGGCAGGTTTGCCAAATTACTGCTTCGATTGCCAGCGCTCAGAAGTATAGGGCTCAAGTGTTTGGAACACTTATTCTTCTTCAAATTAATTGGTGATACTCCCATAGACACTTTCCTTCTAGAAATGTTGGAAAGTCCATCCCCAAGCAGCACTTGA
- the LOC128157138 gene encoding retinoic acid receptor RXR-like isoform X2 has protein sequence MYRLDPRYSDRLKNIYRQHHHSLDGVSSNSNMSTTANMGMGMSPSMGISSMAQMGSPPDIKPDINSLVSQSFYPYGIQHPMSQSQASPGSQPMMSPGLHSPSSSVTSPSMMSIGSPGSASSPPGSNPHMPHSNLNSKHICAICGDRASGKHYGVYSCEGCKGFFKRTVRKDLTYACRDDRNCIIDKRQRNRCQYCRYMKCLNMGMKREDVKCSTDAGRQGSSVQEERQRVKEKGEGEVESTSTANSDMPVEKILEAELAVEPKTDTYIDAQKDTVTNICQAADKQLFTLVEWAKRIPHFTELPLEDQVILLRAGWNELLIAGFSHRSIVVKDGILLATGLHVHRSSAHQAGVGTIFDRVLTELVAKMREMKMDKTELGCLRAIVLFNPDAKGVSAVSEVEQLREKVYASLEEYCKMHYPDEPGRFAKLLLRLPALRSIGLKCLEHLFFFKLIGDTPIDTFLLEMLESPSPSST, from the exons ATGTATAGGTTGGATCCCCGATATTCGGACCGTTTGAAGAATATATATCGACAGCATCACC ATTCTCTGGATGGGGTAAGCAGCAACTCCAACATGTCAACTACTGCTAATATGGGGATGGGAATGTCTCCATCCATGGGAATCAGCTCAATGGCACAGATGGGATCTCCTCCAGACATTAAACCAGATATCAACTCTCTAGTGTCCCAGTCATTTTATCCTTATGGAATACAGCACCCTATGTCCCAGTCACAGGCGTCCCCTGGGTCTCAACCGATGATGTCACCAGGTCTTCACTCACCCTCCTCCTCAGTAACATCCCCTTCCATGATGTCCATCGGTTCCCCTGGCTCAGCATCCTCACCCCCGGGGTCCAATCCTCACATGCCACACAGTAATCTCAATAGCAAACATATCTGTGCTATTTGTGGTGACAGAGCCTCTGGGAAGCACTATGGAGTTTACAG TTGTGAAGGTTGTAAAGGATTTTTCAAAAGAACAGTTCGTAAGGACTTGACGTATGCCTGTCGAGATGACCGCAACTGTATCATTGACAAAAGGCAGAGGAACAGATGTCAGTACTGCCGATACATGAAGTGTCTAAACATGGGGATGAAGAGAGAAG ATGTTAAATGCAGCACCGATGCAGGGCGCCAAGGATCAT CTGTACAAGAGGAAAGACAGCGAGTGAAGGAGAAGGGAGAGGGGGAGGTTGAGAGCACCAGCACTGCCAACTCAGACATGCCAGTAGAGAAAATCCTGGAGGCTGAACTAGCTGTGGAACCCAAGACAGACACCTACATAGATGCTCAG AAAGATACAGTGACAAACATTTGTCAGGCAGCAGACAAGCAACTGTTCACTTTGGTGGAATGGGCCAAACGCATACCTCACTTCACCGAGTTGCCTCTAGAAGATCAGGTCATTCTACTGCGTGCAG GTTGGAATGAGCTGCTGATAGCTGGCTTCTCACATCGATCTATCGTGGTAAAGGATGGTATACTGCTGGCCACCGGCCTCCATGTACACAGGAGCAGCGCTCACCAAGCAGGTGTCGGAACCATATTTGACCGTGTCCTCACAGAACTTGTCGCTAAAATGCGGGAAATGAAAATGGATAAGACAGAGTTGGGATGTTTAAGAGCTATCGTACTGTTTAATCCAG atgCTAAAGGTGTATCTGCTGTCTCTGAAGTGGAACAGTTGAGAGAGAAAGTGTATGCTTCACTGGAAGAATACTGCAAAATGCACTACCCCGACGAACCAGGCAGGTTTGCCAAATTACTGCTTCGATTGCCAGCGCTCAGAAGTATAGGGCTCAAGTGTTTGGAACACTTATTCTTCTTCAAATTAATTGGTGATACTCCCATAGACACTTTCCTTCTAGAAATGTTGGAAAGTCCATCCCCAAGCAGCACTTGA
- the LOC128157138 gene encoding retinoic acid receptor RXR-like isoform X4 — MDPSEMDSLDGVSSNSNMSTTANMGMGMSPSMGISSMAQMGSPPDIKPDINSLVSQSFYPYGIQHPMSQSQASPGSQPMMSPGLHSPSSSVTSPSMMSIGSPGSASSPPGSNPHMPHSNLNSKHICAICGDRASGKHYGVYSCEGCKGFFKRTVRKDLTYACRDDRNCIIDKRQRNRCQYCRYMKCLNMGMKREDVKCSTDAGRQGSSVQEERQRVKEKGEGEVESTSTANSDMPVEKILEAELAVEPKTDTYIDAQKDTVTNICQAADKQLFTLVEWAKRIPHFTELPLEDQVILLRAGWNELLIAGFSHRSIVVKDGILLATGLHVHRSSAHQAGVGTIFDRVLTELVAKMREMKMDKTELGCLRAIVLFNPDAKGVSAVSEVEQLREKVYASLEEYCKMHYPDEPGRFAKLLLRLPALRSIGLKCLEHLFFFKLIGDTPIDTFLLEMLESPSPSST; from the exons ATGGACCCATCAGAAATGG ATTCTCTGGATGGGGTAAGCAGCAACTCCAACATGTCAACTACTGCTAATATGGGGATGGGAATGTCTCCATCCATGGGAATCAGCTCAATGGCACAGATGGGATCTCCTCCAGACATTAAACCAGATATCAACTCTCTAGTGTCCCAGTCATTTTATCCTTATGGAATACAGCACCCTATGTCCCAGTCACAGGCGTCCCCTGGGTCTCAACCGATGATGTCACCAGGTCTTCACTCACCCTCCTCCTCAGTAACATCCCCTTCCATGATGTCCATCGGTTCCCCTGGCTCAGCATCCTCACCCCCGGGGTCCAATCCTCACATGCCACACAGTAATCTCAATAGCAAACATATCTGTGCTATTTGTGGTGACAGAGCCTCTGGGAAGCACTATGGAGTTTACAG TTGTGAAGGTTGTAAAGGATTTTTCAAAAGAACAGTTCGTAAGGACTTGACGTATGCCTGTCGAGATGACCGCAACTGTATCATTGACAAAAGGCAGAGGAACAGATGTCAGTACTGCCGATACATGAAGTGTCTAAACATGGGGATGAAGAGAGAAG ATGTTAAATGCAGCACCGATGCAGGGCGCCAAGGATCAT CTGTACAAGAGGAAAGACAGCGAGTGAAGGAGAAGGGAGAGGGGGAGGTTGAGAGCACCAGCACTGCCAACTCAGACATGCCAGTAGAGAAAATCCTGGAGGCTGAACTAGCTGTGGAACCCAAGACAGACACCTACATAGATGCTCAG AAAGATACAGTGACAAACATTTGTCAGGCAGCAGACAAGCAACTGTTCACTTTGGTGGAATGGGCCAAACGCATACCTCACTTCACCGAGTTGCCTCTAGAAGATCAGGTCATTCTACTGCGTGCAG GTTGGAATGAGCTGCTGATAGCTGGCTTCTCACATCGATCTATCGTGGTAAAGGATGGTATACTGCTGGCCACCGGCCTCCATGTACACAGGAGCAGCGCTCACCAAGCAGGTGTCGGAACCATATTTGACCGTGTCCTCACAGAACTTGTCGCTAAAATGCGGGAAATGAAAATGGATAAGACAGAGTTGGGATGTTTAAGAGCTATCGTACTGTTTAATCCAG atgCTAAAGGTGTATCTGCTGTCTCTGAAGTGGAACAGTTGAGAGAGAAAGTGTATGCTTCACTGGAAGAATACTGCAAAATGCACTACCCCGACGAACCAGGCAGGTTTGCCAAATTACTGCTTCGATTGCCAGCGCTCAGAAGTATAGGGCTCAAGTGTTTGGAACACTTATTCTTCTTCAAATTAATTGGTGATACTCCCATAGACACTTTCCTTCTAGAAATGTTGGAAAGTCCATCCCCAAGCAGCACTTGA
- the LOC128157138 gene encoding retinoic acid receptor RXR-like isoform X5, whose translation MDPSEMDSLDGVSSNSNMSTTANMGMGMSPSMGISSMAQMGSPPDIKPDINSLVSQSFYPYGIQHPMSQSQASPGSQPMMSPGLHSPSSSVTSPSMMSIGSPGSASSPPGSNPHMPHSNLNSKHICAICGDRASGKHYGVYSCEGCKGFFKRTVRKDLTYACRDDRNCIIDKRQRNRCQYCRYMKCLNMGMKREAVQEERQRVKEKGEGEVESTSTANSDMPVEKILEAELAVEPKTDTYIDAQKDTVTNICQAADKQLFTLVEWAKRIPHFTELPLEDQVILLRAGWNELLIAGFSHRSIVVKDGILLATGLHVHRSSAHQAGVGTIFDRVLTELVAKMREMKMDKTELGCLRAIVLFNPDAKGVSAVSEVEQLREKVYASLEEYCKMHYPDEPGRFAKLLLRLPALRSIGLKCLEHLFFFKLIGDTPIDTFLLEMLESPSPSST comes from the exons ATGGACCCATCAGAAATGG ATTCTCTGGATGGGGTAAGCAGCAACTCCAACATGTCAACTACTGCTAATATGGGGATGGGAATGTCTCCATCCATGGGAATCAGCTCAATGGCACAGATGGGATCTCCTCCAGACATTAAACCAGATATCAACTCTCTAGTGTCCCAGTCATTTTATCCTTATGGAATACAGCACCCTATGTCCCAGTCACAGGCGTCCCCTGGGTCTCAACCGATGATGTCACCAGGTCTTCACTCACCCTCCTCCTCAGTAACATCCCCTTCCATGATGTCCATCGGTTCCCCTGGCTCAGCATCCTCACCCCCGGGGTCCAATCCTCACATGCCACACAGTAATCTCAATAGCAAACATATCTGTGCTATTTGTGGTGACAGAGCCTCTGGGAAGCACTATGGAGTTTACAG TTGTGAAGGTTGTAAAGGATTTTTCAAAAGAACAGTTCGTAAGGACTTGACGTATGCCTGTCGAGATGACCGCAACTGTATCATTGACAAAAGGCAGAGGAACAGATGTCAGTACTGCCGATACATGAAGTGTCTAAACATGGGGATGAAGAGAGAAG CTGTACAAGAGGAAAGACAGCGAGTGAAGGAGAAGGGAGAGGGGGAGGTTGAGAGCACCAGCACTGCCAACTCAGACATGCCAGTAGAGAAAATCCTGGAGGCTGAACTAGCTGTGGAACCCAAGACAGACACCTACATAGATGCTCAG AAAGATACAGTGACAAACATTTGTCAGGCAGCAGACAAGCAACTGTTCACTTTGGTGGAATGGGCCAAACGCATACCTCACTTCACCGAGTTGCCTCTAGAAGATCAGGTCATTCTACTGCGTGCAG GTTGGAATGAGCTGCTGATAGCTGGCTTCTCACATCGATCTATCGTGGTAAAGGATGGTATACTGCTGGCCACCGGCCTCCATGTACACAGGAGCAGCGCTCACCAAGCAGGTGTCGGAACCATATTTGACCGTGTCCTCACAGAACTTGTCGCTAAAATGCGGGAAATGAAAATGGATAAGACAGAGTTGGGATGTTTAAGAGCTATCGTACTGTTTAATCCAG atgCTAAAGGTGTATCTGCTGTCTCTGAAGTGGAACAGTTGAGAGAGAAAGTGTATGCTTCACTGGAAGAATACTGCAAAATGCACTACCCCGACGAACCAGGCAGGTTTGCCAAATTACTGCTTCGATTGCCAGCGCTCAGAAGTATAGGGCTCAAGTGTTTGGAACACTTATTCTTCTTCAAATTAATTGGTGATACTCCCATAGACACTTTCCTTCTAGAAATGTTGGAAAGTCCATCCCCAAGCAGCACTTGA
- the LOC128157138 gene encoding retinoic acid receptor RXR-like isoform X1, with product MVANFKPIETESSLHGLWIPPITDSLDGVSSNSNMSTTANMGMGMSPSMGISSMAQMGSPPDIKPDINSLVSQSFYPYGIQHPMSQSQASPGSQPMMSPGLHSPSSSVTSPSMMSIGSPGSASSPPGSNPHMPHSNLNSKHICAICGDRASGKHYGVYSCEGCKGFFKRTVRKDLTYACRDDRNCIIDKRQRNRCQYCRYMKCLNMGMKREDVKCSTDAGRQGSSVQEERQRVKEKGEGEVESTSTANSDMPVEKILEAELAVEPKTDTYIDAQKDTVTNICQAADKQLFTLVEWAKRIPHFTELPLEDQVILLRAGWNELLIAGFSHRSIVVKDGILLATGLHVHRSSAHQAGVGTIFDRVLTELVAKMREMKMDKTELGCLRAIVLFNPDAKGVSAVSEVEQLREKVYASLEEYCKMHYPDEPGRFAKLLLRLPALRSIGLKCLEHLFFFKLIGDTPIDTFLLEMLESPSPSST from the exons ATGGTTGCTAATTTCAAACCTATAGAGACGGAAAGTAGCTTGCATGGGTTGTGGATTCCGCCAATAACAG ATTCTCTGGATGGGGTAAGCAGCAACTCCAACATGTCAACTACTGCTAATATGGGGATGGGAATGTCTCCATCCATGGGAATCAGCTCAATGGCACAGATGGGATCTCCTCCAGACATTAAACCAGATATCAACTCTCTAGTGTCCCAGTCATTTTATCCTTATGGAATACAGCACCCTATGTCCCAGTCACAGGCGTCCCCTGGGTCTCAACCGATGATGTCACCAGGTCTTCACTCACCCTCCTCCTCAGTAACATCCCCTTCCATGATGTCCATCGGTTCCCCTGGCTCAGCATCCTCACCCCCGGGGTCCAATCCTCACATGCCACACAGTAATCTCAATAGCAAACATATCTGTGCTATTTGTGGTGACAGAGCCTCTGGGAAGCACTATGGAGTTTACAG TTGTGAAGGTTGTAAAGGATTTTTCAAAAGAACAGTTCGTAAGGACTTGACGTATGCCTGTCGAGATGACCGCAACTGTATCATTGACAAAAGGCAGAGGAACAGATGTCAGTACTGCCGATACATGAAGTGTCTAAACATGGGGATGAAGAGAGAAG ATGTTAAATGCAGCACCGATGCAGGGCGCCAAGGATCAT CTGTACAAGAGGAAAGACAGCGAGTGAAGGAGAAGGGAGAGGGGGAGGTTGAGAGCACCAGCACTGCCAACTCAGACATGCCAGTAGAGAAAATCCTGGAGGCTGAACTAGCTGTGGAACCCAAGACAGACACCTACATAGATGCTCAG AAAGATACAGTGACAAACATTTGTCAGGCAGCAGACAAGCAACTGTTCACTTTGGTGGAATGGGCCAAACGCATACCTCACTTCACCGAGTTGCCTCTAGAAGATCAGGTCATTCTACTGCGTGCAG GTTGGAATGAGCTGCTGATAGCTGGCTTCTCACATCGATCTATCGTGGTAAAGGATGGTATACTGCTGGCCACCGGCCTCCATGTACACAGGAGCAGCGCTCACCAAGCAGGTGTCGGAACCATATTTGACCGTGTCCTCACAGAACTTGTCGCTAAAATGCGGGAAATGAAAATGGATAAGACAGAGTTGGGATGTTTAAGAGCTATCGTACTGTTTAATCCAG atgCTAAAGGTGTATCTGCTGTCTCTGAAGTGGAACAGTTGAGAGAGAAAGTGTATGCTTCACTGGAAGAATACTGCAAAATGCACTACCCCGACGAACCAGGCAGGTTTGCCAAATTACTGCTTCGATTGCCAGCGCTCAGAAGTATAGGGCTCAAGTGTTTGGAACACTTATTCTTCTTCAAATTAATTGGTGATACTCCCATAGACACTTTCCTTCTAGAAATGTTGGAAAGTCCATCCCCAAGCAGCACTTGA
- the LOC128157138 gene encoding retinoic acid receptor RXR-like isoform X6 has protein sequence MSTTANMGMGMSPSMGISSMAQMGSPPDIKPDINSLVSQSFYPYGIQHPMSQSQASPGSQPMMSPGLHSPSSSVTSPSMMSIGSPGSASSPPGSNPHMPHSNLNSKHICAICGDRASGKHYGVYSCEGCKGFFKRTVRKDLTYACRDDRNCIIDKRQRNRCQYCRYMKCLNMGMKREDVKCSTDAGRQGSSVQEERQRVKEKGEGEVESTSTANSDMPVEKILEAELAVEPKTDTYIDAQKDTVTNICQAADKQLFTLVEWAKRIPHFTELPLEDQVILLRAGWNELLIAGFSHRSIVVKDGILLATGLHVHRSSAHQAGVGTIFDRVLTELVAKMREMKMDKTELGCLRAIVLFNPDAKGVSAVSEVEQLREKVYASLEEYCKMHYPDEPGRFAKLLLRLPALRSIGLKCLEHLFFFKLIGDTPIDTFLLEMLESPSPSST, from the exons ATGTCAACTACTGCTAATATGGGGATGGGAATGTCTCCATCCATGGGAATCAGCTCAATGGCACAGATGGGATCTCCTCCAGACATTAAACCAGATATCAACTCTCTAGTGTCCCAGTCATTTTATCCTTATGGAATACAGCACCCTATGTCCCAGTCACAGGCGTCCCCTGGGTCTCAACCGATGATGTCACCAGGTCTTCACTCACCCTCCTCCTCAGTAACATCCCCTTCCATGATGTCCATCGGTTCCCCTGGCTCAGCATCCTCACCCCCGGGGTCCAATCCTCACATGCCACACAGTAATCTCAATAGCAAACATATCTGTGCTATTTGTGGTGACAGAGCCTCTGGGAAGCACTATGGAGTTTACAG TTGTGAAGGTTGTAAAGGATTTTTCAAAAGAACAGTTCGTAAGGACTTGACGTATGCCTGTCGAGATGACCGCAACTGTATCATTGACAAAAGGCAGAGGAACAGATGTCAGTACTGCCGATACATGAAGTGTCTAAACATGGGGATGAAGAGAGAAG ATGTTAAATGCAGCACCGATGCAGGGCGCCAAGGATCAT CTGTACAAGAGGAAAGACAGCGAGTGAAGGAGAAGGGAGAGGGGGAGGTTGAGAGCACCAGCACTGCCAACTCAGACATGCCAGTAGAGAAAATCCTGGAGGCTGAACTAGCTGTGGAACCCAAGACAGACACCTACATAGATGCTCAG AAAGATACAGTGACAAACATTTGTCAGGCAGCAGACAAGCAACTGTTCACTTTGGTGGAATGGGCCAAACGCATACCTCACTTCACCGAGTTGCCTCTAGAAGATCAGGTCATTCTACTGCGTGCAG GTTGGAATGAGCTGCTGATAGCTGGCTTCTCACATCGATCTATCGTGGTAAAGGATGGTATACTGCTGGCCACCGGCCTCCATGTACACAGGAGCAGCGCTCACCAAGCAGGTGTCGGAACCATATTTGACCGTGTCCTCACAGAACTTGTCGCTAAAATGCGGGAAATGAAAATGGATAAGACAGAGTTGGGATGTTTAAGAGCTATCGTACTGTTTAATCCAG atgCTAAAGGTGTATCTGCTGTCTCTGAAGTGGAACAGTTGAGAGAGAAAGTGTATGCTTCACTGGAAGAATACTGCAAAATGCACTACCCCGACGAACCAGGCAGGTTTGCCAAATTACTGCTTCGATTGCCAGCGCTCAGAAGTATAGGGCTCAAGTGTTTGGAACACTTATTCTTCTTCAAATTAATTGGTGATACTCCCATAGACACTTTCCTTCTAGAAATGTTGGAAAGTCCATCCCCAAGCAGCACTTGA